A window of Scomber scombrus chromosome 23, fScoSco1.1, whole genome shotgun sequence contains these coding sequences:
- the cd99l2 gene encoding CD99 antigen-like protein 2, with amino-acid sequence MAQRSVWCVFALLALLLPLEVLSQGDLDLSDALAGNDEDSKSLTPTPKPGAPAGGPGGELKLDDFFDDPVTTKAPPKVVPKLPVATKAPVKPKPKQAADEFDLSDALDPKNDIGGKDKNKGQGGGFSDSDLAGVGKDDTYKPDKGKGGRPSGDSDHINQYDDNSETTAEVGTIAGIVSAVAMALVGAVTSYISYQKKKLCFGIQQSLNTDMVKAENPEAVVATEPQVQQTLLEPPNAEPPTEENVV; translated from the exons ATGGCTCAACGctctgtgtggtgtgtgtttgctctgctggcactgctgctgcctctgGAAG TCCTGTCTCAGGGGGACTTAGACCTGTCGGATGCTCTTGCTGGTAATGATGAAGACAGTAAGTCAT TGACCCCCACACCAAAACCAGGAGCACCAGCAGGTGGACCAGGAGGAG AGTTGAAACTTGATGACTTCTTTGATGACCCTGTCACCACCAAAGCTCCACCCAAAGTTGTGCCTAAGCTCCCTGTAGCAACCAAAGCCCCAGTCAAGCCCAAACCTAAGCAAG CTGCTGATGAGTTTGACCTGTCTGATGCCTTGGACCCCAAAAATGACATTGGTGGCAAGGATAAGAACAAGGGGCAGGGAG gtGGGTTTTCAGACAGTGACCTGGCTGGTGTTGGGAAAGATGACACCTACAAACCTGACAAAGGCAAAG GTGGACGTCCCAGTGGTGATAGTGATCACATTAATCAGTATGATGACAACAGTG agaCCACAGCAGAGGTGGGAACCATTGCAGGGATCGTTAGTGCTGTTGCCATGGCGCTGGTAGGTGCAGTCACCAGCTACATCTCCTaccagaagaagaagctgtGCTTCGGTATACAGC AGAGTCTGAACACTGACATGGTGAAAGCTGAGAACCCTGAAGCTGTGGTGGCTACAGAACCACAAG TCCAACAGACTCTCCTGGAGCCACCCAACGCTGAACCCCCCACTGAAGAGAATGttgtgtaa
- the arrb2b gene encoding arrestin, beta 2b isoform X2 translates to MGDKSGTRVFKKSSPNCKVTVYLGKRDFVDHSDHVDPVVGVLLVDPEYLKDRKVFVTLTCAFRYGREDLDVLGLSFRKDLYVSSFQAFPPLQENKKPLSHLQERLLKKLGQHAYPFNFTIPQNLPCSVTLQPGPEDTGKACGVDYELQAFCAKTADEKIHKRNSVHLVIRKVQYAPEKPGPQPMVETSRSFLMSDRSLHLEVSLDKALYYHGEPISVNVHVTNNSTKTVKRVKISVRQYADICLFSTAQYKCAVAQVEADDQVSPSSTFCQVYTLTPMLGTNREKRGLALDGKLKHEDTNLASSTIVKEGCNREMMGILVSYRVKVKLVVSLGGDVAVELPFVLMHPKPAEQPRPKPQPVALQADAPVDTNLIDFEVNSSPLGDDFVFEDFARLRLTGMKDEDDPLG, encoded by the exons ATGGGGGACAAAAGTGGGACCAG GGTTTTTAAGAAGTCCAGCCCCAACTGtaag GTTACAGTTTATCTAGGGAAGCGAGACTTTGTAGATCACTCAGACCATGTAGATCCAGTAG tgGGAGTGCTCCTTGTAGATCCAGAGTATCTGAAAGATCGAAAAG TGTTTGTGACTCTGACCTGTGCGTTCCGCTATGGTCGGGAGGACCTGGACGTCCTGGGCCTTTCCTTCCGGAAGGATCTGTATGTCAGCAGCTTCCAGGCCTTCCCTCCCCTGCAGGAGAACAAGAAGCCTCTTAGCCACCTGCAGGAGAGGCTACTGAAGAAGCTGGGTCAGCATGCCTACCCCTTCAACTTCACT ATCCCCCAGAACCTTCCCTGCTCAGTGACCCTCCAGCCAGGCCCAGAGGACACTGGGAAAGCGTGTGGTGTGGATTATGAGCTTCAAGCGTTCTGTGCCAAGACTGCGGATGAGAAGATCCACAAAAG GAACTCTGTGCATTTGGTGATCCGGAAGGTTCAGTATGCTCCGGAGAAGCCTGGTCCACAACCGATGGTGGAGACCAGCCGCAGCTTCCTGATGTCTGATAGATCTCTGCACCTGGAAGTGTCTCTGGATAAAGCG CTGTACTACCATGGTGAGCCCATCAGTGTTAATGTCCACGTCACCAACAACTCCACTAAGACTGTAAAGAGGGTGAAGATATCTG ttCGTCAGTATGCTGATATCTGTCTGTTCTCCACGGCCCAGTATAAGTGTGCAGTAGCCCAGGTTGAAGCAGA TGACCAGGTGTCTCCCAGCTCCACCTTCTGCCAGGTCTACACCCTAACCCCCATGCTGGGTACCAACAGGGAAAAGAGAGGCCTGGCTCTGGATGGAAAGCTAAAGCATGAAGACACCAACCTGGCCTCCAGCaccat agtaAAAGAAGGGTGTAACAGGGAGATGATGGGGATCTTGGTTTCCTACAGAGTTAAAGTCAAACTTGTGGTGTCTCTTGGAGG ggatgTAGCAGTGGAGCTTCCTTTTGTCCTGATGCATCCCAAACCTGCAGAGCAGCCCAGACCCAAACCACAGCCAG TTGCTCTACAGGCTGATGCTCCCGTGGATACAAACCTCATAGACTTTGAAGTGaa TAGTTCCCCTCTGGGTGATGACTTTGTGTTTGAAGACTTTGCTCGGCTACGGTTGACCGGAATGAAGGATGAGGACGACCCGCTCGGTTAG
- the arrb2b gene encoding arrestin, beta 2b isoform X1, translating into MGDKSGTRVFKKSSPNCKVTVYLGKRDFVDHSDHVDPVVGVLLVDPEYLKDRKVFVTLTCAFRYGREDLDVLGLSFRKDLYVSSFQAFPPLQENKKPLSHLQERLLKKLGQHAYPFNFTIPQNLPCSVTLQPGPEDTGKACGVDYELQAFCAKTADEKIHKRNSVHLVIRKVQYAPEKPGPQPMVETSRSFLMSDRSLHLEVSLDKALYYHGEPISVNVHVTNNSTKTVKRVKISVRQYADICLFSTAQYKCAVAQVEADDQVSPSSTFCQVYTLTPMLGTNREKRGLALDGKLKHEDTNLASSTIVKEGCNREMMGILVSYRVKVKLVVSLGGDVAVELPFVLMHPKPAEQPRPKPQPVALQADAPVDTNLIDFEVNSSSPLGDDFVFEDFARLRLTGMKDEDDPLG; encoded by the exons ATGGGGGACAAAAGTGGGACCAG GGTTTTTAAGAAGTCCAGCCCCAACTGtaag GTTACAGTTTATCTAGGGAAGCGAGACTTTGTAGATCACTCAGACCATGTAGATCCAGTAG tgGGAGTGCTCCTTGTAGATCCAGAGTATCTGAAAGATCGAAAAG TGTTTGTGACTCTGACCTGTGCGTTCCGCTATGGTCGGGAGGACCTGGACGTCCTGGGCCTTTCCTTCCGGAAGGATCTGTATGTCAGCAGCTTCCAGGCCTTCCCTCCCCTGCAGGAGAACAAGAAGCCTCTTAGCCACCTGCAGGAGAGGCTACTGAAGAAGCTGGGTCAGCATGCCTACCCCTTCAACTTCACT ATCCCCCAGAACCTTCCCTGCTCAGTGACCCTCCAGCCAGGCCCAGAGGACACTGGGAAAGCGTGTGGTGTGGATTATGAGCTTCAAGCGTTCTGTGCCAAGACTGCGGATGAGAAGATCCACAAAAG GAACTCTGTGCATTTGGTGATCCGGAAGGTTCAGTATGCTCCGGAGAAGCCTGGTCCACAACCGATGGTGGAGACCAGCCGCAGCTTCCTGATGTCTGATAGATCTCTGCACCTGGAAGTGTCTCTGGATAAAGCG CTGTACTACCATGGTGAGCCCATCAGTGTTAATGTCCACGTCACCAACAACTCCACTAAGACTGTAAAGAGGGTGAAGATATCTG ttCGTCAGTATGCTGATATCTGTCTGTTCTCCACGGCCCAGTATAAGTGTGCAGTAGCCCAGGTTGAAGCAGA TGACCAGGTGTCTCCCAGCTCCACCTTCTGCCAGGTCTACACCCTAACCCCCATGCTGGGTACCAACAGGGAAAAGAGAGGCCTGGCTCTGGATGGAAAGCTAAAGCATGAAGACACCAACCTGGCCTCCAGCaccat agtaAAAGAAGGGTGTAACAGGGAGATGATGGGGATCTTGGTTTCCTACAGAGTTAAAGTCAAACTTGTGGTGTCTCTTGGAGG ggatgTAGCAGTGGAGCTTCCTTTTGTCCTGATGCATCCCAAACCTGCAGAGCAGCCCAGACCCAAACCACAGCCAG TTGCTCTACAGGCTGATGCTCCCGTGGATACAAACCTCATAGACTTTGAAGTGaa CAGTAGTTCCCCTCTGGGTGATGACTTTGTGTTTGAAGACTTTGCTCGGCTACGGTTGACCGGAATGAAGGATGAGGACGACCCGCTCGGTTAG
- the med11 gene encoding mediator of RNA polymerase II transcription subunit 11 — protein sequence MANERLRALEDVEKEIATTLQCAGTIILELSKDKHNASLLDRQLVQFQSSVNRVENELSGQIRYLTQVATGQPHEGSTYSARKDCQMALNRAEYAKVKLGELGRTCEVMLEQQQQQQQQQQQQQQQQQQQQQQQQQQQT from the exons ATGGCCAATGAGCGGCTCCGAGCTCTGGAGGATGTGGAGAAGGAGATAGCAACGACCCTGCAGTGTGCTG GTACTATCATTCTGGAGCTTTCTAAAGACAAACACAATGCCAGCCTCCTGGACAGACAGCTGGTCCAGTTCCAGAGCTCCGTCAACAGAGTGGAGAATGAACTGAGCGGCCAGATCCGCTACCTCACACAG GTGGCTACCGGTCAACCTCATGAAGGTTCAACTTATTCAGCCAGAAAGGACTGTCAGATGGCCCTGAACAGAGCAGAGTACGCTAAGGTCAAACTGGGAGAACTGGGACGGACCTGTGAAGTCATGCTggagcaacaacagcagcagcagcaacagcagcagcaacagcagcaacagcagcagcaacagcagcagcagcaacagcagcagcagacataA